From a region of the Neobacillus niacini genome:
- a CDS encoding ABC transporter ATP-binding protein: MNVIEIKNLTKTYGKARGISDISFSVEEGEIFGFIGPNGAGKSTTIRTLLSLIYPTSGSATIFGKDTVQFAPVIKKEIGYLPSEVFYYDNMKVKDLLNYSASFYKKDCSKRIKELAEIMDLDLNKKIDDLSLGNKKKVGIVQGLLHEPKLIILDEPTSGLDPLMQQKFFELLEEENRKGATILFSSHILSEVQRLCNRVAIIKEGKIVTVEKISTLKENTYKKFKVETKETLTPYYFNLPGVNKLEVKGNLTSFLFKGNINEVMRKIAEIEITNLWIEEPDLEEIFMHYYEKED; the protein is encoded by the coding sequence ATGAATGTGATTGAGATTAAGAATCTTACAAAGACTTACGGCAAAGCAAGAGGAATCAGCGACATTAGCTTTTCTGTCGAGGAAGGTGAGATTTTTGGATTTATCGGACCGAATGGTGCGGGAAAATCGACGACCATTCGGACACTCCTCTCCCTTATTTATCCTACCAGTGGCAGTGCGACTATCTTTGGGAAAGACACTGTCCAATTTGCCCCGGTAATTAAAAAGGAAATTGGCTATTTGCCATCTGAAGTTTTTTATTACGACAATATGAAAGTCAAAGATCTATTAAACTATTCGGCTAGTTTTTATAAAAAGGATTGTAGTAAGAGAATCAAAGAATTGGCGGAAATTATGGATTTAGATCTCAATAAAAAAATTGACGATCTTTCACTGGGAAATAAAAAGAAGGTCGGGATTGTTCAAGGGCTGCTACATGAGCCAAAGCTGATTATTCTGGATGAACCGACGAGTGGATTAGACCCTCTTATGCAGCAAAAATTCTTTGAACTGCTTGAGGAAGAGAATAGAAAAGGTGCTACCATCCTATTTTCCTCTCATATCCTAAGCGAGGTTCAACGACTTTGTAATCGGGTTGCAATTATAAAAGAGGGAAAGATTGTTACCGTAGAAAAGATTAGTACATTGAAAGAAAATACCTATAAGAAGTTCAAAGTAGAAACAAAAGAAACCCTCACCCCCTATTACTTTAACCTACCTGGTGTAAATAAATTAGAGGTAAAGGGTAACCTAACGAGCTTTTTATTTAAAGGAAATATCAATGAAGTCATGAGGAAAATTGCGGAAATAGAGATTACAAATCTATGGATTGAAGAGCCTGATCTTGAGGAGATTTTTATGCACTATTACGAGAAGGAGGACTAG
- a CDS encoding TetR/AcrR family transcriptional regulator, which yields MFSKFLSLDSEKQDRIINAAIKEFAQKGYDNASTNEMVKEAGISKGLLFHYFKNKKQLFFFLFDYCYNLVADEFYKKVDLTERDFFKRIRQAVLIKMDLQQQYPDILTFIQEAFMQDSPEIKDEFDKKKLELNAINIGIIYDGIDLSKFRDDVDVQKILKVISWTFEKMSDEELHKAKMVPSHKIDYDRVFLEAEEYFELFIKCFYK from the coding sequence ATGTTTTCAAAGTTTTTAAGCCTGGATTCGGAAAAGCAGGATCGAATAATCAACGCAGCAATTAAGGAATTTGCCCAAAAGGGGTATGATAACGCATCAACAAATGAAATGGTGAAAGAAGCTGGCATTTCAAAGGGTCTGCTCTTTCATTATTTTAAAAATAAAAAGCAGTTATTCTTCTTTCTATTTGATTATTGTTACAACCTGGTGGCGGATGAATTTTATAAAAAGGTTGATTTAACCGAAAGAGACTTTTTTAAAAGAATTCGCCAGGCAGTGCTCATCAAAATGGACCTGCAGCAACAATATCCAGATATCTTAACATTTATCCAAGAAGCCTTTATGCAAGACTCACCGGAAATAAAAGACGAATTTGATAAAAAGAAACTGGAACTTAACGCGATAAATATAGGGATCATCTATGATGGAATCGATCTCTCGAAATTTAGGGATGACGTCGATGTTCAAAAAATATTAAAGGTCATTTCATGGACCTTTGAAAAAATGAGTGATGAGGAGCTCCATAAAGCCAAAATGGTACCTAGTCACAAGATTGATTATGATAGGGTCTTTCTGGAAGCAGAAGAGTATTTTGAGCTTTTTATTAAATGCTTTTACAAATAA